AGTGATGCGCAGATCGCCGAGGCGGCCAAGGCATATCGGGTGTACTACGCGCCGGCGCGGCATGAGGAATCTGGCGCCGATCTCGTCAGCCACTCGATCTTTCTGTACCTGATGGACCCGACTGGGAAGTTCAGCGCGCTGCTCCCGTCGGATGTCGATGCCGACAAGCTGGCTGCCATGCTGCGAGCAAAGCTGAAGGCGACGCCTTGAGCGCGCGAGAGCTATAGCCCAGTCCCGCCATGTCCTTCGTGCAGGCAATGCGCGTGCGACTGGTCGGCCAGCACCTCGATGACGTGGCATTCCGCCACGCGCCCGCGGCCGCACACGGCGACCATGCGCGCGAGTTCCGCCTCCAGCGTCCGCAGGCGAGCGATGCGGCTGCGCACCGCCGCCAGGTGCTCGCTGGCGATCGCATCCACCTCGGCGCAGGGCGCTGCGGATCGTCCGCCAGCGCTAGAGCGGTTTCACGGTGACCGTCTGTAGCCTGCGGCGGCGAGATAGTTACGGCACTCGTTTGGGGCGAAGTGGGCGAGGCAGTTGCCGATGGTTTGCCAGAGGGTGTCGTGCTGACGCGGCGCGGCGCTTCGGACGAGGTGCTTGAGTTTGGCGAACACCTGCTCGATGGGGTTCAGGTCGGGGCTGTAAGGCGGCAGGAAGAGCAGGCTGGCGCCACGCGCCTCGATCGCCTCGCGGACACCGCTGACCTTGTGACTGCCGAGATTGTCGGCGACGACGACGTCACCGGGCGCGAGCGTTGGTGCGAGGAACTGCTCGATGTAGGCGCGGAAGCTGCGGCCGTTGATCGCACCGTCGAGCACCAACGGGGCGACGATCCGATCGTGACGCAGGCCGGCGAGGAAGGTGCTGGTCTTCCAATGGCCGTGCGGTACCGCGGCCACCAAGCGCTGACCGCGCGGGGCGCGGCCGCGCAGCCGGGTCATGTTCGTCTTGGTCCAGGTTTCGTCGAGAAAGACCAGCCGATCCGGGCTCAGCCGTCGCTGCAGGTCACGCCACTGTCGGCGGGCTTCGGCGACATCGGCGCGGGCTTGCTCGGCAGCATGGAGCGTCTTTTTTTCAGCGTCAGCCCGAGCCGGGCGAGGGTGTTCCACATCAGGCCCATGCTCGCCGTCGTCCCATGTGCCTCGCGCAACCACGCCCGTAGCTCGTTGAGCGTCGCGTCAGGGCGCTCACGAACATGGGCAGCGATGGCGTCGTGCAGCCCGGCGAGTTGTCGCTGCATCCGGCAGCGTTGCGGCCGCGCCGTCATCTCGGCAGCTCGATCACGCCGCTGCCGCGCCTTCACCACGTAGGACACGCTGACGCCGAAGCGCTCGGCCGTCTCACGCGCGCTGCCAGAGGCCGATAACACCCGCAGCCGTAGGTCCGTCGAGTACGCCTGCCCGTTCCGCCACGCCATCTTATGCCTCCGGTCCATGCCGGAGACCCATGAATCACAGAATAGCCCCGCGCCGGAACCCCCAGCCGCGATTCAGGTCACCATGAAACCGCTCTAGCAGCGCCCGCACATCCTCCAGCGGAAAGCCAAGTTCGCGGGCGTGGCGGATGAAGGCGAGGCGGTCGAGATGGGTCCGGGTATAGAGGCGATGCCCACCTGCCGTCCGCACGGGTGCGGGCATGATCCCGTCGCGCTCGTACCAGCGGATCGTCTCGACCTTCGTGCCGGTCTGCCGAGCCAGATCGCCGATCGCATAG
This portion of the Acidibrevibacterium fodinaquatile genome encodes:
- a CDS encoding IS630 family transposase (programmed frameshift); translated protein: MAWRNGQAYSTDLRLRVLSASGSARETAERFGVSVSYVVKARQRRDRAAEMTARPQRCRMQRQLAGLHDAIAAHVRERPDATLNELRAWLREAHGTTASMGLMWNTLARLGLTLKKTLHAAEQARADVAEARRQWRDLQRRLSPDRLVFLDETWTKTNMTRLRGRAPRGQRLVAAVPHGHWKTSTFLAGLRHDRIVAPLVLDGAINGRSFRAYIEQFLAPTLAPGDVVVADNLGSHKVSGVREAIEARGASLLFLPPYSPDLNPIEQVFAKLKHLVRSAAPRQHDTLWQTIGNCLAHFAPNECRNYLAAAGYRRSP
- a CDS encoding MerR family transcriptional regulator — its product is MSGAVYAIGDLARQTGTKVETIRWYERDGIMPAPVRTAGGHRLYTRTHLDRLAFIRHARELGFPLEDVRALLERFHGDLNRGWGFRRGAIL